The Synergistaceae bacterium genomic interval AGAAAATTAATTATTCACGCGTTTTTTGTTGGTGCCTGCTTGATGACTCTTGCTGACGGACTTGCTCAAAAATTAGGGGAACTGCCTGCGGGAGTGATTACAGCTTTATCGGGAGGGCCGTTTTTCTGCTGGCTGCTTGCTAGAAAGTGAGAAAAATTATAGTGTCCAGTCGTCTAAAAATAGGCCGTTAATGCGTGAAAATTCATTTATGTTATTTGTAACGAGAACACATCCGAGAGATTTTACAGTTGCAGCTATTATTAAATCATTGAAGCCTATACGCCCAAGGTCTGCTCTGATTTCCCCATAAATTTTTGTCATAGAGTCATCGAACGGGACAATCTCGAAAGGTTCGCAAAATGTCATGACTCTTTCAAGCTCCTGATCCGGTTTTACACTTTTCATAGCTCCTGTGAGTAATTCAGCTTTTACGATTGAAGGCAGCTTGATATAATTAGTAACAGCATTGACACGATTAAATAGACTTTCATTGCGGCCTCTCATGTAAAATATACGTATGTTACTGTCAAGATAATAAAATTTATTCATTGTTAAGTGCATTCTTAATTTCACAATCAGGAATAATATACGCGTCTCTAGGCCTTACAAAAGTTTCATCCTGTATTGAACCGTATGTTTCGCGCGACCATGCTTTCCAGCCTTCCGGAGTATTATAATCAAAAGTTTTAATTCTTAATTTGCGCCCGTTAAAATCGATTT includes:
- a CDS encoding type II toxin-antitoxin system VapC family toxin: MNKFYYLDSNIRIFYMRGRNESLFNRVNAVTNYIKLPSIVKAELLTGAMKSVKPDQELERVMTFCEPFEIVPFDDSMTKIYGEIRADLGRIGFNDLIIAATVKSLGCVLVTNNINEFSRINGLFLDDWTL